Proteins encoded within one genomic window of Felis catus isolate Fca126 chromosome C1, F.catus_Fca126_mat1.0, whole genome shotgun sequence:
- the CC1H1orf109 gene encoding uncharacterized protein C1orf109 homolog isoform X3 — MTQDQPLLAVQEALKQCFPVVEEQQGLWQSALSDCQPLLLSLSNLAEQLQAAQNLRFEDVPPLRAFPDLKERLRRKQLWAGDTVLDKLEERLTALLKVRDTVSSHVERVLQTYEQHADTIGMDGVLQASVVSPSVADMLEWLQDIERHYRNSYLKRKCLLSSIQWGDLANIQALPKAWDRISEDEHQTLVQGFCPEVLLPVSTQGRSFCLRLKHHLLCEVCLDYSGRVASLI; from the exons ATGACCCAAGACCAACCTCTGCTTGCGGTGCAGGAGGCCCTGAAGCAGTGCTTCCCGGTGGTGGAGGAGCAGCAGGGCCTGTGGCAGAGTGCCCTAAGCGACTGCCAGCCCCTCCTGCTGTCCCTCAGCAACCTGGCAGAGCAGCTGCAGGCGGCCCAGAATCTGCGGTTTGAGGACGTGCCACCACTTCGGGCCTTCCCAGACTTAAAGGAGCGGCTGAGGCGCAAGCAGCTGTGGGCTGGCGACACCGTCTTGGACAAGTTAGAGGAGAGGCT AACCGCCCTCCTCAAGGTGCGTGACACCGTCAGCAGCCACGTGGAGCGAGTGCTTCAGACCTATGAGCAGCATGCAGACACGATTGGCATGGATGGTGTCCTCCAGGCTTCGGTTGTGAGCCCTTCGGTGGCTGACATGTTGGAATGGTTGCAAGATATTGAGAGACATTATCGAAATTC TTACCTGAAGAGAAAGTGCCTCCTGTCCTCCATCCAGTGGGGAGACTTGGCCAACATCCAAGCTTTGCCCAAGGCCTGGGACCGGATTTCAGAAGATGAACACCAAACCCTTGTACAAG GCTTCTGCCCGGAAGTCCTTCTCCCTGTATCCACCCAGGGACGTTCTTTTTGCTTGCGGTTGAAACATCACCTCCTTTGTGAAGTCTGCCTTGATTACTCAGGCCGAGTCGCCTCCCTCATCTGA
- the CC1H1orf109 gene encoding uncharacterized protein C1orf109 homolog isoform X4, protein MTQDQPLLAVQEALKQCFPVVEEQQGLWQSALSDCQPLLLSLSNLAEQLQAAQNLRFEDVPPLRAFPDLKERLRRKQLWAGDTVLDKLEERLTALLKVRDTVSSHVERVLQTYEQHADTIGMDGVLQASVVSPSVADMLEWLQDIERHYRNSYLKRKCLLSSIQWGDLANIQALPKAWDRISEDEHQTLVQGSFFKKEPSGAPGWLSQSSS, encoded by the exons ATGACCCAAGACCAACCTCTGCTTGCGGTGCAGGAGGCCCTGAAGCAGTGCTTCCCGGTGGTGGAGGAGCAGCAGGGCCTGTGGCAGAGTGCCCTAAGCGACTGCCAGCCCCTCCTGCTGTCCCTCAGCAACCTGGCAGAGCAGCTGCAGGCGGCCCAGAATCTGCGGTTTGAGGACGTGCCACCACTTCGGGCCTTCCCAGACTTAAAGGAGCGGCTGAGGCGCAAGCAGCTGTGGGCTGGCGACACCGTCTTGGACAAGTTAGAGGAGAGGCT AACCGCCCTCCTCAAGGTGCGTGACACCGTCAGCAGCCACGTGGAGCGAGTGCTTCAGACCTATGAGCAGCATGCAGACACGATTGGCATGGATGGTGTCCTCCAGGCTTCGGTTGTGAGCCCTTCGGTGGCTGACATGTTGGAATGGTTGCAAGATATTGAGAGACATTATCGAAATTC TTACCTGAAGAGAAAGTGCCTCCTGTCCTCCATCCAGTGGGGAGACTTGGCCAACATCCAAGCTTTGCCCAAGGCCTGGGACCGGATTTCAGAAGATGAACACCAAACCCTTGTACAAG GGTCATTCTTTAAGAAAGagccttcaggggcacctgggtggctcagtcagtcaagcagctga
- the CC1H1orf109 gene encoding uncharacterized protein C1orf109 homolog isoform X1, whose product MTQDQPLLAVQEALKQCFPVVEEQQGLWQSALSDCQPLLLSLSNLAEQLQAAQNLRFEDVPPLRAFPDLKERLRRKQLWAGDTVLDKLEERLTALLKVRDTVSSHVERVLQTYEQHADTIGMDGVLQASVVSPSVADMLEWLQDIERHYRNSYLKRKCLLSSIQWGDLANIQALPKAWDRISEDEHQTLVQGTGFHLCLHVCFLSLCLSVLQRGPCSASIFFINLTFYVPWRGDMPQFFSLPIPDTLLNVSFFLEE is encoded by the exons ATGACCCAAGACCAACCTCTGCTTGCGGTGCAGGAGGCCCTGAAGCAGTGCTTCCCGGTGGTGGAGGAGCAGCAGGGCCTGTGGCAGAGTGCCCTAAGCGACTGCCAGCCCCTCCTGCTGTCCCTCAGCAACCTGGCAGAGCAGCTGCAGGCGGCCCAGAATCTGCGGTTTGAGGACGTGCCACCACTTCGGGCCTTCCCAGACTTAAAGGAGCGGCTGAGGCGCAAGCAGCTGTGGGCTGGCGACACCGTCTTGGACAAGTTAGAGGAGAGGCT AACCGCCCTCCTCAAGGTGCGTGACACCGTCAGCAGCCACGTGGAGCGAGTGCTTCAGACCTATGAGCAGCATGCAGACACGATTGGCATGGATGGTGTCCTCCAGGCTTCGGTTGTGAGCCCTTCGGTGGCTGACATGTTGGAATGGTTGCAAGATATTGAGAGACATTATCGAAATTC TTACCTGAAGAGAAAGTGCCTCCTGTCCTCCATCCAGTGGGGAGACTTGGCCAACATCCAAGCTTTGCCCAAGGCCTGGGACCGGATTTCAGAAGATGAACACCAAACCCTTGTACAAGGTACTGGTTTTCATTTATGCCTTCatgtctgctttctttctctgtgtctctctgtcttacaGAGAGGCCCTTGCAGTGCCtccatattttttataaatctgaCGTTTTACGTTCCCTGGAGAGGTGATATGCCacagtttttctctcttcctattcCAGATACCCTATTGAATGTTTCCTTCTTCTTGGAAGAGTAA
- the CC1H1orf109 gene encoding uncharacterized protein C1orf109 homolog isoform X6, with amino-acid sequence MTQDQPLLAVQEALKQCFPVVEEQQGLWQSALSDCQPLLLSLSNLAEQLQAAQNLRFEDVPPLRAFPDLKERLRRKQLWAGDTVLDKLEERLTALLKVRDTVSSHVERVLQTYEQHADTIGMDGVLQASVVSPSVADMLEWLQDIERHYRNSYLKRKCLLSSIQWGDLANIQALPKAWDRISEDEHQTLVQDTLLNVSFFLEE; translated from the exons ATGACCCAAGACCAACCTCTGCTTGCGGTGCAGGAGGCCCTGAAGCAGTGCTTCCCGGTGGTGGAGGAGCAGCAGGGCCTGTGGCAGAGTGCCCTAAGCGACTGCCAGCCCCTCCTGCTGTCCCTCAGCAACCTGGCAGAGCAGCTGCAGGCGGCCCAGAATCTGCGGTTTGAGGACGTGCCACCACTTCGGGCCTTCCCAGACTTAAAGGAGCGGCTGAGGCGCAAGCAGCTGTGGGCTGGCGACACCGTCTTGGACAAGTTAGAGGAGAGGCT AACCGCCCTCCTCAAGGTGCGTGACACCGTCAGCAGCCACGTGGAGCGAGTGCTTCAGACCTATGAGCAGCATGCAGACACGATTGGCATGGATGGTGTCCTCCAGGCTTCGGTTGTGAGCCCTTCGGTGGCTGACATGTTGGAATGGTTGCAAGATATTGAGAGACATTATCGAAATTC TTACCTGAAGAGAAAGTGCCTCCTGTCCTCCATCCAGTGGGGAGACTTGGCCAACATCCAAGCTTTGCCCAAGGCCTGGGACCGGATTTCAGAAGATGAACACCAAACCCTTGTACAAG ATACCCTATTGAATGTTTCCTTCTTCTTGGAAGAGTAA
- the CC1H1orf109 gene encoding uncharacterized protein C1orf109 homolog isoform X5, whose translation MTQDQPLLAVQEALKQCFPVVEEQQGLWQSALSDCQPLLLSLSNLAEQLQAAQNLRFEDVPPLRAFPDLKERLRRKQLWAGDTVLDKLEERLTALLKVRDTVSSHVERVLQTYEQHADTIGMDGVLQASVVSPSVADMLEWLQDIERHYRNSYLKRKCLLSSIQWGDLANIQALPKAWDRISEDEHQTLVQELGSWGCPAPPEGPK comes from the exons ATGACCCAAGACCAACCTCTGCTTGCGGTGCAGGAGGCCCTGAAGCAGTGCTTCCCGGTGGTGGAGGAGCAGCAGGGCCTGTGGCAGAGTGCCCTAAGCGACTGCCAGCCCCTCCTGCTGTCCCTCAGCAACCTGGCAGAGCAGCTGCAGGCGGCCCAGAATCTGCGGTTTGAGGACGTGCCACCACTTCGGGCCTTCCCAGACTTAAAGGAGCGGCTGAGGCGCAAGCAGCTGTGGGCTGGCGACACCGTCTTGGACAAGTTAGAGGAGAGGCT AACCGCCCTCCTCAAGGTGCGTGACACCGTCAGCAGCCACGTGGAGCGAGTGCTTCAGACCTATGAGCAGCATGCAGACACGATTGGCATGGATGGTGTCCTCCAGGCTTCGGTTGTGAGCCCTTCGGTGGCTGACATGTTGGAATGGTTGCAAGATATTGAGAGACATTATCGAAATTC TTACCTGAAGAGAAAGTGCCTCCTGTCCTCCATCCAGTGGGGAGACTTGGCCAACATCCAAGCTTTGCCCAAGGCCTGGGACCGGATTTCAGAAGATGAACACCAAACCCTTGTACAAG